Within the Paraburkholderia flagellata genome, the region GCGGATCATGTCGCCACCGCCCTGCCATGGCGGCATGGCCTCGAGCAACGCAGATTTTGCATACAGTGCGCCAATGCCAGTGGGGCCATAGACCTTGTGACCCGAGAACGCGTAGAAGTCGCAATCGAGCGCGGCCACATCCACGGGAAGATGCGCAATCGCCTGCGCGCCATCGACCAGCACCGGCACGCCGCGCGCATGCGCAAGCTCGATCATCCTGGCAACCGGATTGACGGTTCCCAGCGCGTTCGACGCATGCGCTACGGCCACCATGCGCGTGCGTGCGCCGAGCAGGCGTTCGTATGCGTTGAGGTCGAGCGTGCCGTCGTCGTCGATCGGCGCCACCTTCAGCAGCGCGCCCGTCTGCGCACAGACGAGTTGCCACGGCACGATGTTCGAGTGATGCTCCATCGCGGTGATGAGCACTTCGTCACCGCGCTGAAGTCGCGGCCGCGCGTAGCTTTGCGCCACCAGATTGATCGCTTCCGTCGTGCCGCGCGTGTACACGATCTCGTTCTCGTGCGCCGCATGCAGGAAACGCGCAATGCGTGCGCGGGCGCCTTCATAGGCATCGGTCGCACGTTGCGACAGCAAGTGCACGCCGCGATGCACGTTGGCGTTGTCATGCTCGTAGTAGGCCTGCTCGGCTGCGATCACGCTCGCAGGCTTCTGCGTGGTCGCGGCGTTGTCGAGATACACGAGCGGCTTGCCATGCACGCTTTCGCGCAGAATCGGGAAGTCGCGGCGCCAACCCATAACCGTTTCGGCGTCGGGAATGCTCACCGGTTCGAGTAGATTCATGACAGTCCTCGCAGGTATTCGCCGCCGGGCAAGCGCGCAAGCAGTTGTTGCGTGAGCCGGCTGCGCAGCGCGGCGCTTTCCACGCGATCCACGCTCACGCGCGCGAACGACCACACGAGAAGCGCGCGCGCCATGCGCTCGTCAATGCCGCGCGAACGCAAGTAAAAGAGCGGGCTCTCGTCGAGTTGGCCAACGGTCGCGCCGTGCGTGCATTTCACGTCGTCGGCGTGAATTTCCAGCTGCGGCTTCGTGTCGATCGCGGCGTTGCGCGAGAGCAGCAGATTGTCGTTGCCCTGGTGTGCGTTGGTCTGCTGCGCGTCCTGGTGCACGATCACGCGGCCATCGAACACGCCATGCGAGGCGCCGTCGAGTACGCCGCGATAGTATTCGCGACTCGTGCCTCGCGGCATCTCATGGTCGATGCGCGTGTGATGATCCACGTGCTGCCTCGCGCTCACGAAATACAAGCCGTTCAGATCGGCCTGGGCGTCTTCCGCATCGAGCCGTGTATCGATCTGCGTGCGCGACAACGCGCCGCCAAACGCAAACGAGTGCGAGGTGAAGTGGCTGGCGCGCTGCTGCGAAACGCCTACATGTGCGATATGAAACGCGCTGCGCGCCTCCTGCTGAATACGGCAATGCTGAACGTCTGCCTCCTCGTCGGCGACGATCTCCGTGGCGGTATTGACGAAATAGGCTTCGTCGGTGATACCTGCGAACTGCTCGACAATCGAGCACCGCGCCCCGCGCTCCGCCACCACTGCGTTGAACGGATGCATGGCGAGCGCGGCCTCGCTGCTAAAGAACAGCACGTGCAGCGGCCAGTCCAGCGCGCAGCCTGGCGGCAGCACGACCACATAACCGTCGCTGCGAAATGCGCCGTTGAGCGCGGCAAAGCCGTCCTCGGGCGCGCGGCGCGCCATGATGGATTCTATCCGGTCAGGAATCCTTCTCATTGCCTGCGCTAGCGTGCCAACGAACGCGCCTTCTGGTAAAGGCGGCAGCGACGAGAGCTTCGGCGCGTGGCGGCCATTCACGAACACGATACGGCCGCCAGCATCGGCGGGCACGAGGTCGTCGATCAGGCGGGCATAGTCCGTCTGCTCGCCGTCCGACGGCATGAAATGCCAATGCGGTTTCGCAATGGCCATCACGTTGGTATATTTCCACGCTTCCAGTTGCGTGCCGGGAAAGCCCAACGTTTCGAACCGGTCGAACGCGTGCCGCCTTGCCTTGCGCAGCCAGGGCAGCTCGACGCCGGCCAGCATTCCAGCCATCGTGCGGAAGGCGTCGCGGTAATGCTCGCGCGTTGATTCGCTCATCGCTGCTCCCTGGCGGCTGCCGTGTGTTGCGTGCCAGGGCCCGGCCCACCTGCCGGTGCGTCGGCATCCGGCTCGCCGAGCCATCCGTAGCCCTTGCGCTCCAGTTCGAGCGCAAGTTCATGCGAACCCGATCGCACGATGCGCCCCTGCGAAAGCACGTGCACCTGGTCCGGCACGATGTAGTCGAGCAGGCGTTGGTAGTGCGTCACGAGCACGATCGCGCGGTCTGCGCTTCGCATCTGGTTCACGCCGCGTGCGACGAGTTGCAGCGCGTCGATATCGAGCCCGGAGTCGGTCTCGTCGAGAATGGCGAGACGCGGCTCCAGCACCGTCATTTGCAGCACCTCGTTGCGCTTTTTCTCGCCGCCCGAAAACCCTTCGTTCACGCCGCGGTACAAAAGGTCCTCCTTCATCTCCATGGCCGCCATTTTCTCCTTCACTAGCGCGAGAAAATCCATCGCGTCGAGTTCCGCCTCACCACGATGTTTGCGCTGCGCATTGAGCGCGGCTTTGAGCAGATAGATATTGCTCACGCCCGGTATTTCCACCGGATACTGAAACGCGAGAAAGAGCCCGCGTCGCGCGCGTTCGTCGGGCGCAAGCGCGAGCAGGTCGCAGCCGTCGTACTGCACGCTGCCCCCCGTGACCACGTATTGCTCGCGCCCCGCCAGCACATGGGCGAGCGTGCTTTTGCCGGAGCCATTCGGCCCCATGATCGCGTGAACCTCGCCCGCATTCACGCGCAAATCCACACCGCGCAGAATCGGCTTGCTTTCTACTTCGACATTCAGATTGCGAATTTCCAGCATACGGCTCTCCCTCTCAACCTACGCTGCCTTCCAGGCTCACACCCAGAAGCTTTTGCGCTTCCACGGCGAATTCCATCGGCAATTCCTTGAAGACGTCCTTGCAAAAGCCGTTGACGATCATCGACACCGCGTCCTCCTCGGTCAGCCCGCGCTGCCGGCAATAGAACAACTGGTCTTCGCCAATGCGTGACGTCGATGCTTCGTGTTCGACCTTCGCGCTCGGGTTTTTCACTTCGATATACGGAAACGTGAAAGCGCTGCATCGATCGCCGAGCAAGAGCGAATCGCACTGGGTGTAATTGCGGGCGTTCTCGGCCGAGCGCGCCATTTTCACGAGCCCGCGATAAGCGTTCTTGCCTCGGCCAGCCGAAATCCCCTTCGAGAGAATCGTGCTGCGCGTATTGCGGCCGATATGAACCATCTTCGTGCCCGTATCGGCCTGCTGATAGTGGTTGGTGAGCGCCGCCGAATAGAACTCGCCGATCGAGTTGTCGCCCTGCAAAATGACGCTCGGATATTTCCACGTAATCGCGGAGCCCGTTTCGACTTGCGTCCACGAAATCCTGGCGTTGGCCTCGCGGCAGTCGCCGCGCTTCGTCACGAAGTTGTAGATGCCGCCGCGTCCTTGCGCGTCGCCCGGATACCAGTTCTGCACCGTCGAATAGCGGATTTGTGCGCCTTCCAGTGCGACGAGTTCCACCACGGCGGCATGCAGCTGATTTTCGTCGCGCATCGGCGCCGTGCAGCCTTCCAGGTAGCTCACGTATGCGCCCTTGTCGGCCACGATGAGCGTGCGCTCGAACTGGCCCGTGTTGCGCGCGTTGATGCGGAAGTACGTGGACAACTCCATCGGGCAGCGCACGCCCGGCGGGATATAGCAAAACGAACCGTCGCTGAATACCGCGGAGTTGAGCGTCGCGAAGAAGTTGTCGGTGTACGGCACGACCGAGCCTAGATACTGGCGCACGAGATCCGGATGGTCGCGCACCGCGTCCGAGAACGAACAGAACACAATGCCCAGCTCGCCCAGCTGCCGGCGAAACGTCGTGGCAACGGACACGCTGTCGAATACCGCGTCCACGGCCACGCCCGCGAGCATCTCGCGCTCCTGCAGCGGCACGCCGAGCTTTTCGTAAGTGCGCAGGAGTTCCGGATCGACTTCGTCGAGGCTTTTCGGCCGGTTCGCCTGCGTATGCGGCGCGGAATAGTAGGCGATGTCCTGAAAGTCGATCGGCGGGTGTTCGATGCTCGCCCAATGCGGCTCGCTCATCGTGAGCCAATGCCGGTAGGCGGCAAGCCGCCATTCGAGCATGAATTCCGGCTCCTGCTTGCGCTCCGAGATTAGACGGATCACGTCCTCGGATAGACCGCGGGGCAACGTGTCCGACTGCACGTCCGAAACGAAGCCGTGCCGATATTCCCGCTGCAGCAATTCCTCGAATGTCTTCGCTTGTGTATCCATGACGTTATTACGGTCTCCTTTACACTCACGATTTCATTCTAGATCTCCTGCCATAACCCTGGCATGGCCGGGGTCTAACCGGAGCTTTCGGGCATGCGATTCGCGACATCCCGCGGAATCATCACGACGAAAATGAACGGAGAAGCCATGAAGGCACGTCATGCTCTTGTCTGGGGCGCGATCGCCTGCGTCCCGATAGCGGCCTCCTGCCTGCCCGCCAGCGCGCAGGCACAAACGGCCGCGCAGGCGCCTGTCGCGCCGATGGCGAAGCCGCCTGCAGCGGCTCCAGGCGCCGCGAGCGCATCCAACCCCGACAACATGCCGGTAAAGAAGCCCAAGGGGCCCGCCACCAACGACAAGATGATGCGCAGCGACCCGGCCAGCGGCGCTCAAGCGAAATAGCCGCAAAAAGAACTCAACATTAGCCGCGCCACGCTCTACCCTGTAACAAGGAAACTCACGGAGGACCAGGATGAGAATCGAATTCACGAGTCGCCGTCACGCCGTGGCTGCCGCGCGCGTAGCGTTCGAAGCCAACGTGGACAACCGCCCGGTATGGTGCAGCGTATCGCTCGACGCGCTGAACGACCGCTTCGGCAACACCGGCACATCGGCGCATGCGCTGTTGAGCGCGTTCGAGGCGAACCGCCCGAGCATCGAACTGGCCGCGCGCCACGCGCTGGAGAAAAACGGGGGCCAGTCCGTGGAGCTGGAAACACGCGATCTGGAGTGATCGGAGTAAAAAAAACGCCCGGAATCCCGGGCGTTTTTTTTGGAGCGGGCGTCTCAGACCTTGCGCGCCCGGAGATACCGGAAGAACTCCGCGCCCTCCTGCAGGCGCCGCTTCATCATGTCCCAGCTCATCAGCATTTCGCGGACGATTTCCCAGATCTTCGAGGGCCGGAAATAGAAGCGTTTGTAGAATTCTTCGACGCCAAGGTAGATCTCTTCGCGCGAGAGGTGCGGATAGCCAATCGTCGAAGCCTGGGTGCCCGACGAATTGATGAGCGTGATGACCTTGGTATCGTTCAGCCAACCATTTTCAACGGCCTGTTTATGAAGCACCGTACCCGGATAAGGCGCGGCGAGCGACACCTGAATGGTATGGGGATTGATCTCTTTTGCGTACTGAATGGTCTTCTGGATCGTCTCGTGCGTCTCGCCCGGCAGACCGAGGATGAAGGTCCCGTGAATCTTGATACCAAGCTTGCGGCAATCCTCGCTGAACTGGCGCGCCATATCGGTACGCAAGCCCTTTTTGACGTTCACGAGAATCTTGTCGTCACCGGATTCATAGCCCACGAGCAGAAGCCGCAGCCCGTTGTCCTTCATCACCTTGAGCGTCGAATACGGCACGTTCGCCTTGGCATTGCACGACCACGTCACGCCTAGCTTGCCCAGCCCGCGCGCGATCTCCTCGGCTCGCGGCCTCAGATCCGTGAACGTGTCGTCGTCGAACATGATCTCCTTGATTTCGGGCATGTTGTCCCGAATCCATTTCACTTCTTCCAGCACGTGCGCGACCGAACGCGTGCGATAGCGGTGCCCCCCGACCGTATGCGGCCAAAGGCAGAACGTGCAGCGGGATTTGCAGCCGCGCCCCGTGTAGAGCGACAGATACGGATGCTTGAGATAGCCGCTGAAATAATGCTCGGGCGTGAGGTCGCGCTTGTAGATTGGCGAGACGAATGGAAGCTGGTCCATGTCTTCGAGAATCGGCCGCGCGTCGTTGTGCGTGATCCCGCCGTCGGGCAGGCGATAGCTCAGGCCCAGGATCGATTCGAACGGTAGACCCTGTGCAATTTCGCGGCACGTAAAGTCGAATTCTTCGCGGCAGACGAAATCGAGCGCGTCACTCGCGGTAAGCGATCCATGCGGATCGACCGCCACTTTCGCGCCGATCATGCCGATGAGGATCGAACTCTTGCGCCGCTTCAGGTGCTCGGCAAACTGAACGTCGCTCTGGAACGAGGGTGAACTCGTATGAATGATAACCAGTTCGTATTCCTGAGCGATATCCAGTGTCGTTTCCAGTGACAGCTCGTCTGCGGGGGCATCCACCACACGGCTGCCTTCGACCAGCGCGGCCGGCTGGACGAGCCACGTTGGATACCAGAACGACCGGATCTCGCGCTTTGTTTGAAAACGTGAGCCAGCTCCGCCATCGAAGCCCTCATAGGAAGGTGCCTGCAGAAACAGCGTTTTCATGAATGCCCTCGGAGAAAATCGTGAATTTGTCCTCGAAGCCTACAAATACATGACACTAGCGGGAGCGCTGCTTTGCCCGGGTCAAGAATACTACGACTTGCCCGCGCGGCACGGCGAAAAAACGTCTGCGCCCGCCTATCGAAACACCCGATTAACAAAAGCGGACGCCAGTTGAACACTGCAATCGTCGGCATGAGCGATGCTTTCTGTACTATATTTTTTGGGGCATCCGCAGCAGCACTTACAGCACTCCAAAGCGGGAGGCAATGTATGTCGCGATTTCACGACATGCCGGAAGGCGTGCCGGTTGGCAATGGCCACCATATCAGCCCGGCCGAATTCCTGCTGATGGCGGGCTTTCTCGCCTACCGCGCCCCACTCGCTTCGGTCGATGCCCGGGCAGCAGCCCGGCGTGTCCTGGATGCGGTTCTCAGTGCGGCGGCAGCGCACGGGTTCGTGCATGCCGACGCACTCGAATCCATGATGGCGAGCGCCGAACGATCGGCGAATGTACGCAGTCTCGCGGAGCAGGCCAGCGCCGCCGTAGGCGACACGTTTGCTTACATGCAGGTGATTCGCAGTGCGGGCGTCGCGCTGGAAGCGGACCCTTACACGCTTATCACTTGAGAGCCGGCGTTGCCGCGTCGCGCCGGCGCCGGGCGCTACCCGGTGGTGTGACACGCCGCCATTCAACTGTCAGGTGGCCGCGCGGGGACCTGTTGCCAGCCGCCAGCGCAGGTTCGCACGTAAGGATAATAAGTCTGCGACGCTACGCAGTAGTACCAGACGCCGTACGGGGCCTCGCCGCCCTGCCCACCTTGCCCGCCGCCTTGCCCATACTGCTCGTTTTGATCGTACATATTGCCGCCGCCGTACTGCGGCTCTTGCTGGGCTTCGCCCTGACCCTGTTCGATCCACTGCGTGGGCTGCGAGAAGTCGCCTGATACGTAGGGGTAATAGACGCTTCCGATGTACGTCGGATAGTAGTACGGATAGAACGGATAGCCGTAGACGAAACCAGGGCCAAAGTAGAAGCCGACGCTCACCGAACCGCAGCAGCCATACCAGCCGTGATAGTAGCCGCCGTGATGCCAGCCATAGCCGCGGTAGTAGCCGCCATGGTAATAACCGCCGTGATTCCACCCGCCGCCGCCATAGCTGCCGTGGTAGCCGCCGTTCCAGCCGCTGCTGTGATTCCCGCCGCCGTAGCCGCCCCAGCCGCCACCGCCACCGCCACCGCCACCACCGCCCCAGCCGCCGCCGCCGCCGTGCATCCAGCCGCCGCCTCTACCCGCGCTCGCCCCGGCGCTGATGCATAGCGCCACGAGCACGAGCAGAAGTCTGCACAATCCATGCCCTTTCATGATGCTCACCCCGATAGCCGCTGACCGCTATCGATCGATAGCCGGTTGGCTTCATAGATCAGTTTAGGCGTCGGAAGCCCATTTTTCCTGCGCGTTTCCCGGCGCGTTATGGCTCCCGAGCATCGCCCTGCCTCGCAATGATGGCCGCGCCAACGAGGCCGCCGTCACGCCGGAACGTTCCGGGAACCACAACGCGTTCGCGAAACTCCCGCAGCGTGCGCTTACGCACTGCGGCATCCAGCGCATCAATGAGTGGGGACACATTGGAAAGTCCGCCGCAAACCGGGACGATTGAAGCGCCGGTAATGTTGATGACAGCGGCGAGCGGCTCCGATACGAGTGCGAGCCACGCGCAAACGGCGCGCTGCGCGCGATCGCCGCCGCGCTGCCAGTCGTCGAGAATCGTGCGGCTGTCTTTCTGTTCGCCGTTCAGGACCGCGTTGAGCCGCTCCATGCCACGTGCCCCGCCGATGGTGTCGACGCAGCCCATGCGGCCGCAACCGCAACGCAGTGCGCTCACGGGCTGCGCGTGGCCTGCGCCGTCGAGGTCGACGTGCGTGCTCACAGGCAGCCCGTGGCCCCACTCGCCCGAAATGCCGCGCGCGCCGCCGGCTACGCGGCCCCCCACCACGAGCCCGCCGCCGACACCGGAGCCGAGGACCACGCAAAACACGACATCGTGGCCCGCACCCGCACCCTCGACGGCCTCAGCCAATGCGAGGCAGTCAGCGTCGTTCGCAATGTATACGTGCCGCCGCAGCCGGGAGGTCAACTCCGCGCCAAGCACGCGACCCGAGACGCATGGGACGTTAGACGAGCAAATCACCCCGCTTGCGGGATCGATCGCTCCGGCCATCGAGATCACGAGCGGCGAGCGGGTCTCCCCGATATGACGGTCCGCAAGCGATTTGAGGGTCGCGCCAAACGCCTCCCAACTGTCGACGGGCGTCGGCACGCTTTCGAGCAGGCGCACGCTACCTGGACTGTCTGATACACCGAGCCTGACGTATGAGCCGCCAATGTCCGCGACAAAGACTCGCGGGGGTTGCGGGCATTGCCCTGATTCAAAGCTGCTGTCTGGCACCCCTGGCTCCTCTATGCGTGCCTCGGCGACGCCAGCCTGCGGGTTCAGCGGGCGCGAACGAAATGATGCTCTATCTTTGCACGCAACACGCCGTCGACGGCCGCGAGTTGTTCGCGCAGCCGCACCGCTCGCCGTTCGGTCATTTCACCAAATACGATTTTTTGCTCGAGCACGTCGCCGCAACGGGTGACCGCCCATCGGTCGACGGCCACATGTTCGCCGTCGAGCACCCCAGCGGCTATCGAAACGACGCCGAGATCCAGACCGGACACCAGATGAACGGTATGCGTGAGCGTGAAGCCAGGAAGACAGTGTGAAAGGTCCTCACAGACCGAGGCGGACGAGGCGGGGATATCTTGACGCATAGTGGCTCCGGATAAAGATTGATCGAACCGGTGCCAGCTACGCTGCTCCCGTTTCGTTGCCGTAAATCGGCCGCATCGCCTCGAGGGCTTCCACCTTGCCCGGGAGGGCAGGTTGGCGTCGGTCAGTCCGACTCTGGATGCTTTGCTTCTCTCGTTCGATATGCCGAACGAGCATTCATTATACCGGAAACAGGGCGGCGGGCAAGACGAGCGAGTTCGGGTCGGTTCAGATGGGTCAAAGCGCCGGCGCCGGTAAGGGTACTGCGAATCGCGCAATGCGCGCGGCGCCGAGCGGCCCTTCGCACACGATATTACAAATCACCTTCAATGGCGGATTGAACCGAATGCGCGCAAACTCGGTCAGTCGAGGTATCGGAATTGCTTGCCGTGTTCATTTCGGTCCACTGAAGCGAAATCATGTCGACGAAACAGACCCAGCCCGATTCTTCCAGCGAGGCTTCCCGCGCGGCCCCCAGTGCAAAAGTGCCTGCGCATCCGCAGGGCGCACCGGCCACCCCCGCCTCGCCTGCCGGCAAGCATCCCGCGCCGCCCTGCACGCTCGTGATCTTCGGCGCGGGCGGCGATCTGACCCAGCGCCTGTTGATGCCGGCGCTTTACAACCTCGCCGTCGACCGTCTGCTCGACGACGGCATGAAGATCATCGGCGTGAATCACGGCGAGCGCGAAACACAGGCATGGTCCGACGGTCTGCACGCCGCGCTGCAAAAATTCGCCGCCGACAAGGCGAGCACTTTCCACGCCGGCAAGCTCGACGACAAAGCGTGGGACTGGGTCGCGCAGCGCCTCACCTACATGGCGGGCGAATTCGAGGACGACAACGCGTATCAGCGTCTCGCCCAGCAACTGAACGGCAAGTCGCGCGGCAACGTCGTGTTCTATCTCGCCGTGGGCGCGCGCTTCTTCAAGCCGATCATCGAGCGCCTCGGCAAGGCCGGTTTGCTCGACGAGGGCAACGACAGCAACGACGCGTTCCGCCGCATCGTGATCGAAAAGCCCTTCGGCGCCGATCTCGCAACGGCGCGCGACTTGAACCAGCACTTGCTGAGTGTCGCGAAAGAATCGCAGGTCTATCGCATCGACCATTTCCTCGGCAAGGAGACGGTGCAGAGCATTCTCGCGCTGCGTTTCGCCAATGCCATGTTCGAACCCGTCTGGCGGCGCGAGTACATCGACAGCGTGCAGATCACGGCTTCGGAGGTGATCGGCGTGGAAGGCCGCGGCAAGTTCTACGAGCAGACTGGCGCGTTTCGCGACATGGTGCCCAATCACCTCTTTCAACTGCTCGCCATGGTCGCCATGGAGCCACCCAATTCGTTCGATGCCGATGCGGTGCGCAACAAGAAGGCCGAAATCTTCGAGGCGCTCAAGCCGCTCACGCCCGACGACGTGGTGTTCGGACAATACGCAAAAGGCCCGGCGGGCGTGGGCTACCGCGACGAACCGAACGTGGCCGAAGACAGCCGCACCGAAACCTATGCCGCCGCGCACGTGCAGATCGACAACTGGCGCTGGGCGGGCGTGCCGTTTTATCTGCGTACCGGCAAGCGGATGGCCGCGCGGCGCACGGAGATTTCGGTGCAGTTGAAGCGCGTGCCGTTTCTCCTCTTTCGCAACACGCCAGTCGATACGCTCACGCCCAACGTGCTGACGCTGCGTATCGATCCGTCGCATGGCACGAGCTTCGATTTCAACGTGAAGACGCCGGGACCGGTCGTGCAGATCGGCCCGGTGCATTCGTCGTTCGATTACGACGACTTCTTCGCGGAGCACGCGAACGTCGGCTACGAAACGCTGCTCTACGATTGCATGCTCGGCGACCAGACGCTCTTTCAACGCGCCGACGGCATCGAGGCGGCATGGTCGACGGTGGATGGCGTGTTGCATCCGGAACTCGACGCCGCGATTGCCGTGTACGACTACGCCGCGGGCAGCGAAGGCCCGCCGCAAGCCGATGCGCTGCTCGCGCGCGACGGCCGGACGTGGCGCGCGCTCGCGCAGCCGCAAACGAAGAAGAAGTGAACCAGAAAGCTAAGGAGAACGTATGGCCAAAATCGAAAATGCGGTCAGGAAAAGCGCTGTGAAAACTGCTGTGAAAACTGCCGTGAAGCGCGCGGCGAGCCCGACGCACACCTCGCGGGACATGGAAAACATTCTCGCCATCGACGTAGGCGGAACGGGTCTGAAGGCGGCGATCATCGACGCGAACGGCACCATGCGCACGGAGCGTGTGCGCGTGGCGACGCCGCATCCATGCCCGCCCGGCTTGCTGGTCGATACGCTCGCTACGCTCGTCGAGCCGCTGCTCGAGCATTATCCTTCAACGCACCTGTCGATCGGCTTCCCTGGTTTCGTGCGCAACAATCATGTGATCACGGCGCCGCATCTCGGCCTTGATGACTGGAACGACGTGCCGCTTGCGCAGATGCTCGGCGAGCGCCTGTCCATTCCCTCGGTGCGCATGATCAACGACGCGGAAATGCAGGGCCTCGCCGCCATCGAAGGACAAGGCCTCGAATTCGTGATGACACTCGGCACGGGCGTAGGCACGGCCATGTTCCGTGACGGCGAATTGATGCCGCACCTCGAACTCGCACATCATCCGGTCAGCAGGAAGCGTGCATACGACGAGTACATCGGGGACGCCGCGCGCAGCAAGGCAGGCAACAAGCGCTGGAACGCGCGCGTCGAGAAGATCATCGGCATACTCGAATCGCTCGTGCACTACGACAAGCTGTGGATTGGCGGCGGCAATGCGGCTCGCCTCACGTTCGACCTGCCGCCGAATGTGGCGACCGTACCGAACGATCGTGGCATCGAAGGCGGCGCGCGTTTGTGGCATCCGCGCTCGGTGCGCGAAACGCGGCAGTTGCCCGCCGCGACACAGCGCGCGGGCAAATTCAGGTAGGCGGCTAGCTCACTCATCGACCGCCGAAGACGACCCCGCCCCGCTCAAGCGCGCGCCGCTTTATTTGCGGACTTGCCCGCCCCCATCGGCGAAGAGCTCGATCACAAGTTCGCGCAGCCAGCGGTTGCCTTCGTCGTGCTGCACGCGCGCGTGCCAGAGCAGATGAATGGGCGCGGCGGGCAGCTTCATGGGCAGCGCGCTCAGGCTCAGCGAAAACGGCTTGGCGAGTTGCAGCGCAAGGCGCTCCGGCACCGTGGCGATCAGGTCGGTGCGTTCGAGGATATAGCCCACGCTCATGAAGTGCGGCACGGAGAGCCGCACCTGACGCTTCACGCCGCGTCGCTTGAGCCATTCATCGACCTGCCCGTGCCCCGTGCCGGCCGACACCACCACCAGATGCTCGGCCTCGCGCCAGGCCGCGAGCGTGAGCGGCGCGTTCTCCAGCGGATGACCGCGCCTGAAAAGGCACACATAGCGCTGATCGAAAAGGCGCCGCTGGTAGAAGCCGCCCTTGAGCTGCGGCAGCAAGCCGATGGCGAGATCGACGCGCCCGTCGGCCATCTCGTCGCTGAGATTGACGCCCGTATTGCG harbors:
- a CDS encoding cysteine desulfurase, coding for MNLLEPVSIPDAETVMGWRRDFPILRESVHGKPLVYLDNAATTQKPASVIAAEQAYYEHDNANVHRGVHLLSQRATDAYEGARARIARFLHAAHENEIVYTRGTTEAINLVAQSYARPRLQRGDEVLITAMEHHSNIVPWQLVCAQTGALLKVAPIDDDGTLDLNAYERLLGARTRMVAVAHASNALGTVNPVARMIELAHARGVPVLVDGAQAIAHLPVDVAALDCDFYAFSGHKVYGPTGIGALYAKSALLEAMPPWQGGGDMIRSVTFEKTEYNVIPWRFEAGTPNIAGAIGLAAALDYVSAIGLEVALRQEADLLVYADAALREMPNVRMIGTAKEKVGILSFVMANAHAHDIGTILDQYGVAVRTGHHCAMPVMERYGVPATVRASFALYNTRSEVDALLDGLARVEELFPL
- the hpnJ gene encoding hopanoid biosynthesis associated radical SAM protein HpnJ, producing MKTLFLQAPSYEGFDGGAGSRFQTKREIRSFWYPTWLVQPAALVEGSRVVDAPADELSLETTLDIAQEYELVIIHTSSPSFQSDVQFAEHLKRRKSSILIGMIGAKVAVDPHGSLTASDALDFVCREEFDFTCREIAQGLPFESILGLSYRLPDGGITHNDARPILEDMDQLPFVSPIYKRDLTPEHYFSGYLKHPYLSLYTGRGCKSRCTFCLWPHTVGGHRYRTRSVAHVLEEVKWIRDNMPEIKEIMFDDDTFTDLRPRAEEIARGLGKLGVTWSCNAKANVPYSTLKVMKDNGLRLLLVGYESGDDKILVNVKKGLRTDMARQFSEDCRKLGIKIHGTFILGLPGETHETIQKTIQYAKEINPHTIQVSLAAPYPGTVLHKQAVENGWLNDTKVITLINSSGTQASTIGYPHLSREEIYLGVEEFYKRFYFRPSKIWEIVREMLMSWDMMKRRLQEGAEFFRYLRARKV
- the sufB gene encoding Fe-S cluster assembly protein SufB produces the protein MDTQAKTFEELLQREYRHGFVSDVQSDTLPRGLSEDVIRLISERKQEPEFMLEWRLAAYRHWLTMSEPHWASIEHPPIDFQDIAYYSAPHTQANRPKSLDEVDPELLRTYEKLGVPLQEREMLAGVAVDAVFDSVSVATTFRRQLGELGIVFCSFSDAVRDHPDLVRQYLGSVVPYTDNFFATLNSAVFSDGSFCYIPPGVRCPMELSTYFRINARNTGQFERTLIVADKGAYVSYLEGCTAPMRDENQLHAAVVELVALEGAQIRYSTVQNWYPGDAQGRGGIYNFVTKRGDCREANARISWTQVETGSAITWKYPSVILQGDNSIGEFYSAALTNHYQQADTGTKMVHIGRNTRSTILSKGISAGRGKNAYRGLVKMARSAENARNYTQCDSLLLGDRCSAFTFPYIEVKNPSAKVEHEASTSRIGEDQLFYCRQRGLTEEDAVSMIVNGFCKDVFKELPMEFAVEAQKLLGVSLEGSVG
- the sufD gene encoding Fe-S cluster assembly protein SufD: MSESTREHYRDAFRTMAGMLAGVELPWLRKARRHAFDRFETLGFPGTQLEAWKYTNVMAIAKPHWHFMPSDGEQTDYARLIDDLVPADAGGRIVFVNGRHAPKLSSLPPLPEGAFVGTLAQAMRRIPDRIESIMARRAPEDGFAALNGAFRSDGYVVVLPPGCALDWPLHVLFFSSEAALAMHPFNAVVAERGARCSIVEQFAGITDEAYFVNTATEIVADEEADVQHCRIQQEARSAFHIAHVGVSQQRASHFTSHSFAFGGALSRTQIDTRLDAEDAQADLNGLYFVSARQHVDHHTRIDHEMPRGTSREYYRGVLDGASHGVFDGRVIVHQDAQQTNAHQGNDNLLLSRNAAIDTKPQLEIHADDVKCTHGATVGQLDESPLFYLRSRGIDERMARALLVWSFARVSVDRVESAALRSRLTQQLLARLPGGEYLRGLS
- a CDS encoding ROK family protein, giving the protein MPDSSFESGQCPQPPRVFVADIGGSYVRLGVSDSPGSVRLLESVPTPVDSWEAFGATLKSLADRHIGETRSPLVISMAGAIDPASGVICSSNVPCVSGRVLGAELTSRLRRHVYIANDADCLALAEAVEGAGAGHDVVFCVVLGSGVGGGLVVGGRVAGGARGISGEWGHGLPVSTHVDLDGAGHAQPVSALRCGCGRMGCVDTIGGARGMERLNAVLNGEQKDSRTILDDWQRGGDRAQRAVCAWLALVSEPLAAVINITGASIVPVCGGLSNVSPLIDALDAAVRKRTLREFRERVVVPGTFRRDGGLVGAAIIARQGDAREP
- a CDS encoding DUF1488 domain-containing protein, with translation MRIEFTSRRHAVAAARVAFEANVDNRPVWCSVSLDALNDRFGNTGTSAHALLSAFEANRPSIELAARHALEKNGGQSVELETRDLE
- the sufC gene encoding Fe-S cluster assembly ATPase SufC, which encodes MLEIRNLNVEVESKPILRGVDLRVNAGEVHAIMGPNGSGKSTLAHVLAGREQYVVTGGSVQYDGCDLLALAPDERARRGLFLAFQYPVEIPGVSNIYLLKAALNAQRKHRGEAELDAMDFLALVKEKMAAMEMKEDLLYRGVNEGFSGGEKKRNEVLQMTVLEPRLAILDETDSGLDIDALQLVARGVNQMRSADRAIVLVTHYQRLLDYIVPDQVHVLSQGRIVRSGSHELALELERKGYGWLGEPDADAPAGGPGPGTQHTAAAREQR